A single Stutzerimonas stutzeri DNA region contains:
- the rsgA gene encoding small ribosomal subunit biogenesis GTPase RsgA — protein sequence MAKRHLNRRQSWRIEKIQEERASRAARRESRAIEELEGGDLGPEQTGLVIAHFGVQVEVEAQEGEHRGQVFRCHLRANLPALVTGDRVVWRPGNQGIGVIVAQLARQSELCRPDTRGQLKPVAANVDLIVIVFAPLPEPHANLIDRYLIAAEHAGITPLLLLNKADLIDAQNERALNALLSVYRTLGYPLMEVSAHDGAGMEALKARLDGHVSVFVGQSGVGKSSLVNSLLPGVDTRVGALSEMTGKGTHTTTTARLFHFPGGGELIDSPGIREFGLGHVSRADVEAGFIEFQDLLGRCRFRDCKHDREPGCALLKALEQGQIQPQRMASYRHILSTLSSTDY from the coding sequence ATGGCCAAACGCCACCTCAACCGCCGACAAAGCTGGCGCATCGAGAAAATTCAGGAAGAGCGCGCCTCCCGCGCGGCTCGTCGGGAATCGCGCGCCATCGAGGAGCTCGAGGGCGGCGATCTGGGCCCGGAACAGACCGGTCTGGTGATTGCGCACTTCGGCGTTCAGGTGGAGGTCGAGGCGCAGGAAGGCGAGCATCGCGGCCAGGTGTTTCGCTGCCATCTGCGCGCCAACCTGCCGGCTCTGGTGACTGGCGATCGGGTGGTCTGGCGGCCCGGCAACCAGGGCATCGGCGTGATCGTCGCCCAGCTTGCGCGCCAATCCGAACTCTGCCGGCCCGACACGCGCGGCCAGCTCAAACCCGTGGCGGCCAACGTCGACCTGATCGTCATCGTTTTCGCCCCGCTGCCGGAACCTCATGCCAACCTCATAGACCGCTACCTGATCGCCGCCGAACATGCGGGCATCACCCCGCTATTGCTGCTGAACAAGGCCGATCTCATCGACGCGCAGAACGAGCGCGCGCTCAACGCGCTGTTGTCCGTGTATCGGACGCTGGGCTATCCGCTGATGGAGGTGTCCGCCCATGACGGCGCCGGCATGGAAGCGCTCAAGGCGAGACTCGACGGGCATGTCAGCGTGTTCGTCGGCCAATCCGGGGTAGGCAAATCGTCGCTGGTGAACAGCTTGCTGCCCGGTGTCGATACCCGGGTCGGGGCGTTGTCGGAAATGACCGGCAAGGGCACCCACACCACCACCACGGCACGACTGTTTCACTTTCCAGGCGGTGGCGAGTTGATCGACTCACCCGGTATTCGCGAATTTGGCCTGGGCCACGTAAGCCGCGCCGACGTTGAAGCCGGCTTCATCGAGTTCCAGGACCTGCTCGGACGCTGCCGCTTCCGCGATTGCAAGCACGACCGCGAGCCGGGCTGCGCGCTGCTGAAGGCGCTGGAACAGGGGCAGATCCAACCGCAGCGCATGGCCAGCTATCGGCATATTCTCAGTACCCTGTCGAGCACCGACTACTAA
- a CDS encoding CidA/LrgA family protein codes for MLLRGLTWLVLFQLLGTALNVLVLPILPGPIIGLLLLFVALLARGQAGESLQLAARSLLRYLPLLLVPPAVGVMAYTEAILDDFWAIVGVLTVSLVVSLVFTGWLMQTLIGRQKRGAGRT; via the coding sequence ATGCTGTTACGCGGGCTAACCTGGCTGGTGCTGTTTCAACTGCTCGGCACCGCGCTCAACGTATTGGTCCTGCCCATACTGCCGGGCCCGATCATCGGGCTCCTGTTGCTGTTCGTCGCGCTGCTGGCGCGCGGCCAGGCCGGTGAGTCGCTGCAGTTGGCCGCGCGGAGTCTGCTGCGTTATCTGCCACTGTTGCTGGTTCCGCCCGCGGTGGGTGTGATGGCCTATACCGAGGCGATTCTCGACGACTTCTGGGCCATCGTCGGCGTGCTGACGGTGTCGCTGGTGGTGTCATTGGTGTTCACCGGGTGGCTCATGCAGACGCTCATTGGCCGCCAGAAACGCGGGGCAGGGCGGACATGA
- the motB gene encoding flagellar motor protein MotB: MDNNQPIIIKRVKKTAGGHHGGAWKIAFADFATAMMAFFLVMWLMSSATPEQKRAISGYFQDPIGFTESASPHVIDLGGTPTPSPDRTLNAEVDPAVQQSESKIDADQAETFAEQLERERLELLLQELQNKVDENPDLTRFKDQILFEITQDGLRIQIMDAANRPMFALGSARLQPYFEDILLAMADTIRAVPNKISISGHTDAKPYSGQGDFGNWELSSGRANAARRTLVAGGYPDEQIARVVGYASSALFDRDDPLNPVNRRIDILVLTRKAQRTIEGEQSDAADPAAVAPEQAPAAVPDVLPPEQVRERLNIFEDGVLQFDQPGGN; encoded by the coding sequence ACCAACCGATCATCATCAAGCGGGTCAAGAAGACTGCCGGCGGTCACCACGGCGGCGCGTGGAAAATTGCCTTCGCCGACTTCGCGACCGCCATGATGGCCTTTTTTCTGGTGATGTGGCTGATGTCCTCGGCCACGCCGGAGCAGAAACGGGCAATTTCTGGCTACTTCCAGGACCCCATCGGCTTCACCGAAAGCGCGAGCCCGCATGTGATCGATCTCGGCGGCACGCCGACGCCGTCGCCGGACCGCACCCTCAATGCGGAGGTCGATCCGGCCGTCCAGCAGAGCGAGTCGAAGATCGATGCCGATCAGGCGGAAACCTTCGCCGAGCAACTGGAGCGCGAGCGACTGGAGCTGCTGCTGCAGGAACTGCAGAACAAGGTCGACGAAAATCCGGACCTGACCCGCTTCAAGGATCAGATTCTCTTCGAGATCACCCAGGACGGCTTGCGTATCCAGATCATGGATGCCGCCAATCGTCCGATGTTCGCCCTGGGTAGCGCGCGGCTCCAGCCCTATTTCGAGGACATCCTGCTGGCGATGGCCGATACCATCCGCGCGGTGCCGAACAAGATCAGCATCAGCGGTCACACCGACGCCAAGCCGTACTCGGGGCAGGGCGACTTCGGCAACTGGGAGCTTTCATCGGGGCGTGCCAACGCGGCGCGGCGAACGCTGGTGGCCGGCGGCTATCCGGACGAGCAGATTGCTCGCGTGGTCGGCTACGCCTCGTCCGCCCTGTTCGACCGGGACGATCCACTGAATCCAGTCAACCGTCGCATCGATATCCTGGTACTGACCAGAAAGGCCCAGCGCACCATCGAAGGTGAACAATCGGATGCGGCGGACCCTGCGGCGGTAGCGCCGGAGCAAGCCCCGGCGGCGGTACCCGACGTGCTGCCGCCGGAACAGGTGCGCGAGCGATTGAACATTTTCGAAGACGGCGTCCTGCAGTTCGATCAGCCCGGCGGCAACTGA
- a CDS encoding C13 family peptidase, producing MRRLVPFLFACSLTACGDGEPLQPADAVLPDGGRYRGEIVDGLLQGEGRIDYPNGSHYRGAFKDGQWHGQGVWQGANGDRYEGQFKQGLFDGQGRFSYATGGVYEGRFLRGSLNGAGRYSEPGLSYEGEFENDLYHGIGTLQGPGGVTYEGAFVAGQPHGEGTRRDASGAFSGTFVNGRLNGEGHYRGNDGEHYLGRFQDDQFHGQGRYEDVTGQVWKGHFEHGELNGQGEHTGTDGTRYDGGFKRWQYHGEGHLQQPDGSDYKGSFRAGRFHGPGTLTRADGTVQNGTWHAGRLSHDASGKRMADPLEIGLLRQGQLLTEALDAIPASTPATELYSLTVAGDGRQSVFLREVDYVDRLLADRFAAHGQISLVNHREHFTDRPLATRENLSRAIDRLSERSGPEDLIFLYLTSHGSADHQLVLAQPRLALDDLAAPDLAALLEPLAERNKVVVISACYSGGFIEPLKSPNTLVITAARADRVSFGCSEQSDFTYFGRALFAEALQQTTDIAKAFTLAQTSVAEREQADHYQASEPQIWAPEQVVEHWRRLTQSQATPTD from the coding sequence ATGCGCCGCCTCGTCCCGTTCCTGTTCGCCTGTTCGCTGACCGCCTGCGGTGACGGCGAGCCGCTACAGCCCGCTGACGCCGTCCTGCCAGACGGTGGGCGCTACCGTGGCGAGATCGTCGACGGCTTGTTGCAGGGCGAAGGTCGCATCGACTACCCGAATGGAAGTCACTATCGAGGGGCATTCAAGGACGGGCAGTGGCATGGCCAGGGCGTCTGGCAAGGCGCCAATGGCGACCGCTACGAAGGCCAATTCAAGCAAGGGCTGTTCGACGGCCAGGGGCGATTCAGCTACGCCACCGGCGGTGTCTACGAAGGGCGCTTCCTGCGCGGCAGCCTCAACGGCGCGGGACGCTACAGCGAACCCGGATTGAGCTACGAGGGCGAGTTTGAAAACGACCTCTACCATGGCATCGGCACGCTACAGGGCCCAGGAGGCGTGACGTACGAGGGCGCGTTCGTTGCGGGCCAGCCCCACGGCGAGGGCACCCGACGCGACGCAAGCGGGGCGTTCAGCGGCACCTTCGTCAATGGCCGCCTGAACGGTGAAGGCCACTATCGCGGCAACGATGGCGAGCACTACCTGGGACGATTCCAGGACGATCAATTCCACGGCCAGGGCCGCTACGAAGACGTCACTGGCCAAGTCTGGAAAGGCCATTTCGAACACGGCGAACTGAACGGCCAGGGCGAACATACCGGCACCGACGGCACCCGTTACGACGGTGGATTCAAGCGTTGGCAGTACCACGGCGAGGGCCATCTGCAACAGCCGGACGGCAGCGATTACAAGGGCAGCTTTCGGGCGGGACGGTTCCACGGACCGGGAACGCTTACCCGCGCCGACGGCACGGTGCAGAACGGCACCTGGCACGCCGGGCGCCTCAGCCACGACGCCTCGGGCAAACGAATGGCCGATCCGCTGGAAATCGGCCTGCTGCGCCAGGGACAACTGCTCACCGAAGCCCTCGACGCGATACCCGCCTCGACCCCGGCGACCGAACTGTACAGCCTGACCGTGGCAGGCGATGGGCGTCAGAGCGTATTCCTCCGGGAAGTGGACTACGTGGACCGGTTACTGGCCGATCGCTTCGCCGCCCATGGCCAGATCAGCCTGGTCAATCACCGCGAACACTTCACTGATCGCCCGCTGGCCACTCGCGAGAATCTTTCGCGAGCGATCGACCGACTGTCCGAGCGCAGCGGCCCCGAAGACCTCATCTTCCTCTATCTGACCAGCCATGGTTCGGCCGACCATCAGCTGGTCCTGGCACAGCCCCGGCTGGCACTGGACGACCTCGCCGCGCCAGATCTGGCTGCGCTGCTAGAGCCGCTCGCCGAGCGCAACAAGGTGGTGGTGATTTCGGCCTGCTATTCGGGTGGGTTCATCGAGCCGCTGAAAAGCCCGAACACGCTGGTGATCACCGCCGCACGGGCCGACCGGGTATCGTTCGGCTGCTCGGAGCAAAGCGATTTCACCTATTTCGGTCGCGCGCTGTTCGCCGAGGCCCTGCAACAGACCACAGATATTGCGAAGGCTTTCACGCTGGCACAGACGAGTGTTGCCGAACGTGAGCAAGCCGACCACTATCAGGCTTCGGAGCCACAGATCTGGGCGCCGGAGCAGGTTGTCGAACACTGGCGGAGGCTGACCCAATCGCAGGCGACGCCGACCGACTGA
- a CDS encoding MaoC family dehydratase — MPQVPVAEIKNYIGKELGRSEWFTVDQQRVDQFADCTGDHQFIHVDPEKAAQTPFGGTIAHGFLSLSLMPMLMGDLMVRPEGTKMGVNYGLDSLRFLQPVRVGSRVRLAATLLDAYEKNPGQWLLKSRVVMEIEGAEKPAYIAETLALCIV, encoded by the coding sequence ATGCCGCAGGTACCCGTAGCAGAAATCAAGAACTACATTGGCAAGGAGCTTGGTCGCTCCGAATGGTTCACCGTCGACCAGCAGCGCGTCGACCAATTCGCCGATTGCACCGGCGATCACCAGTTCATCCACGTCGACCCGGAAAAGGCTGCGCAAACGCCCTTCGGCGGGACCATTGCGCATGGCTTCCTGTCGCTGTCGCTGATGCCAATGCTAATGGGCGACCTGATGGTTCGCCCCGAAGGCACCAAGATGGGCGTCAATTACGGGCTGGACAGCCTGCGCTTCCTCCAGCCGGTCAGGGTCGGCTCACGGGTGCGCCTGGCCGCGACGCTGCTCGATGCGTACGAAAAGAACCCTGGGCAGTGGCTGCTCAAATCCCGCGTCGTGATGGAGATCGAAGGCGCGGAGAAGCCCGCCTACATCGCCGAAACCCTGGCGCTGTGCATCGTCTGA
- the orn gene encoding oligoribonuclease, with product MQNPQNLIWIDLEMTGLDPDNDVIIEMATIVTDSQLNVLAEGPVLAIHQSDDILAGMDEWNTRQHGGSGLTQRVRDSEISTEEAEARTLAFLEQWVPKGKSPICGNSICQDRRFLYRRMPRLEAYFHYRNLDVSTLKELAARWAPDVLASFKKGGTHLALDDIRESIAELRHYREHFIKV from the coding sequence ATGCAGAACCCGCAGAACCTCATCTGGATCGATCTGGAAATGACTGGCCTGGACCCGGATAACGACGTCATCATCGAGATGGCGACGATTGTCACCGACAGCCAGCTCAACGTGCTGGCCGAAGGTCCGGTTCTGGCCATTCACCAGAGCGACGACATCCTGGCCGGCATGGATGAGTGGAACACTCGCCAGCATGGCGGTTCCGGACTGACTCAGCGGGTGCGCGACAGCGAAATTTCGACCGAGGAAGCCGAAGCCCGGACGCTGGCCTTTCTAGAGCAATGGGTGCCGAAGGGCAAGTCGCCGATCTGTGGCAACAGCATCTGCCAGGATCGGCGCTTTCTCTACCGGCGCATGCCGCGTCTGGAAGCCTATTTCCACTACCGCAATCTGGATGTCTCGACCCTCAAGGAGCTGGCCGCGCGTTGGGCGCCCGATGTGCTTGCCAGCTTCAAGAAGGGCGGTACCCACCTGGCGCTGGACGACATTCGCGAGTCGATTGCCGAACTGCGCCATTATCGCGAGCACTTCATCAAGGTCTGA
- a CDS encoding oxidoreductase: MYLTPQRILLAGATGLTGEHLLDRLLNEPTVERVLAPSRKPLAEHPRLVNPVGPLQTLLPRLTGEIDTAFCCLGSTIKDAGTQEAFRAIDHDLVVAFAGRARELGARHLLVISSLGANPDSSIFYCRVKGEMEEALRAQDWPQLTIVRPSQLLGPRMVVRPMERLTAPLSYLLPGKYRGIPACTLARALWRLALEDGDGTRVVESDELRKLGR; encoded by the coding sequence ATGTATTTGACGCCACAGCGTATTTTGCTTGCCGGCGCCACCGGGCTGACCGGCGAACATCTGCTCGACCGCCTGCTCAACGAACCCACGGTGGAGCGCGTGCTGGCACCCAGTCGCAAACCACTGGCCGAGCACCCTCGGCTCGTCAATCCGGTCGGCCCGTTGCAAACCCTGCTGCCTCGACTGACCGGCGAGATCGACACCGCATTCTGTTGCCTGGGCAGCACCATCAAGGATGCCGGAACCCAGGAAGCCTTCCGCGCCATCGATCATGATCTGGTCGTGGCGTTCGCCGGGCGCGCCCGCGAGCTGGGCGCACGGCATCTGCTGGTGATCAGCTCGCTGGGCGCCAACCCGGACAGTTCGATCTTCTACTGCCGGGTAAAGGGCGAGATGGAAGAAGCATTGCGCGCGCAGGACTGGCCACAATTGACCATCGTCCGACCCTCGCAGTTGCTGGGCCCTCGCATGGTGGTGCGCCCGATGGAACGGCTGACGGCACCGCTCTCTTATCTGCTGCCCGGCAAGTACCGGGGCATCCCGGCCTGTACCCTCGCGCGCGCGCTCTGGCGCCTGGCACTGGAGGACGGCGACGGTACACGGGTGGTCGAGTCGGATGAATTGCGCAAACTCGGGCGCTGA
- a CDS encoding class I SAM-dependent methyltransferase produces the protein MPALSPSRSPVLLALFSQVSSSIITWLLLLALARTTDWPIGLLPAAWVQGVLAGLIGHSFGLSRWWLPINLCFVPGLVLMQGHSLPPWLLLAGFTALLLLNWNALTERVPLYLTGTAAEQRLSQRLAQLPGDFRFIDLGSGLGGTLVRLSRAYPSAHFVGVETAPLTFVLCWLRCLLRRNCRVRFRSIWRQPLGEHDVVYCFLSPAPMPALWQKACAEMRPGALLISNSFGVPGVEPQEILPVDDWRHSRLLIWRPGDRYAT, from the coding sequence ATGCCGGCACTTTCTCCCTCGCGATCTCCCGTCCTGTTGGCGTTGTTCAGCCAGGTGTCGTCATCGATCATCACCTGGCTGCTGTTGCTGGCGCTGGCACGAACCACCGACTGGCCCATCGGTCTGCTGCCCGCCGCCTGGGTGCAGGGCGTGCTCGCCGGGCTGATCGGTCATTCGTTCGGCCTGTCACGGTGGTGGTTGCCAATCAATCTCTGCTTCGTGCCTGGGTTGGTATTGATGCAGGGTCATTCGCTACCGCCTTGGCTGTTGTTGGCGGGCTTTACTGCTCTGCTGCTGTTGAACTGGAACGCCCTGACCGAGCGGGTGCCGCTCTACCTGACCGGCACGGCAGCCGAACAACGGCTGAGCCAGCGGTTGGCCCAGTTGCCCGGCGACTTTCGATTCATCGATCTGGGCAGTGGCCTCGGCGGAACCCTGGTTCGATTGTCACGCGCTTATCCTTCGGCGCATTTCGTCGGTGTCGAGACCGCTCCGCTGACCTTCGTGTTGTGCTGGCTGCGCTGTCTGTTGCGGCGAAATTGCAGGGTGCGGTTTCGCAGCATCTGGCGCCAGCCGTTGGGCGAGCACGACGTTGTCTACTGCTTCCTGTCACCGGCGCCGATGCCCGCGCTGTGGCAGAAGGCGTGTGCCGAAATGCGTCCGGGTGCGCTGCTGATCAGCAACAGCTTCGGCGTGCCGGGCGTGGAGCCGCAGGAAATCCTGCCGGTCGATGACTGGCGACACTCGCGGCTTTTGATCTGGCGGCCTGGCGACCGATACGCGACCTGA